Proteins from a genomic interval of Mesobacillus sp. S13:
- a CDS encoding PH domain-containing protein yields MTISEPQKRISRQALTVWKIAAGLHSLVVWIVAGGLIAMTIIFDFPIWIIGAALAVAAVYSYLFIILLPSLRWKRWRYEVREQEIELQYGVFIIKRTLIPMIRVQHVDTQQGPLLRKYRLSTVTISTAATIHEIPALDMEEAENLRISISRLARVADEDV; encoded by the coding sequence ATGACGATTTCTGAGCCGCAAAAGCGGATTTCCAGGCAGGCATTGACCGTGTGGAAAATTGCTGCTGGCCTCCATTCCCTGGTGGTATGGATAGTAGCAGGCGGTCTGATCGCCATGACGATTATATTTGATTTTCCTATCTGGATTATTGGTGCAGCCCTTGCTGTGGCTGCTGTATATAGCTATTTATTTATTATATTATTGCCTTCCTTGCGCTGGAAACGCTGGCGCTATGAAGTCAGGGAGCAAGAAATTGAACTTCAATACGGGGTATTCATCATTAAGAGGACGCTCATACCGATGATCCGTGTCCAGCATGTCGATACCCAGCAAGGACCTTTGCTGCGGAAATACAGGTTATCGACAGTAACCATTTCGACAGCTGCGACGATCCACGAAATACCTGCGCTTGATATGGAGGAGGCCGAAAACTTAAGGATTTCCATTTCAAGATTGGCAAGGGTGGCGGATGAAGATGTCTGA
- a CDS encoding PH domain-containing protein codes for MSEPKRLHPIAAVVNALRQLKEMIIPFLIFVVFGSRGTDWDLFYFFGSIGVVVLVLVYGVLSWYRFTYRIEQGELRIEYGLIVRKKRYIPFDRIQSLDLSEGILQRLFGLVKVKVETAGSGGMGLQDGEAILTAITKQDAQEIHDYLVSIKKSGQMLQGEEEPQSSDDLLYKISVPELLMLATTSGGVGVVISAVLAFVFQFEEFIPYEQIFDGVENFVQNGVIFISVVVFIGFLLAWMIALFGTMLKYANFTVRKVDNDLVITRGLLEKRQFTIPLNRIQAVRISENLVRQPLGYASAFLESAGGSALDQESSKVLILPIVKKRKIPDLLEPHLTEYHFRVNISPAPVRAYSRYLLKGWIFTLPVIIAAIWFLRPWGFGALLLLPASAIWSYLNYKDAGWSLDQGMLTFRYRNIVKNTVYMKKNKVQSFSMKESFFQRKKNLATVEAIVKSGHGGAGGKVIDLEKKHVDRIYHWYSHETSE; via the coding sequence ATGTCTGAACCGAAAAGGCTGCATCCGATTGCCGCTGTCGTCAATGCACTTCGCCAGCTGAAGGAAATGATCATCCCATTCTTGATCTTCGTTGTATTTGGAAGCCGGGGAACCGATTGGGATCTCTTTTACTTCTTTGGATCGATTGGTGTCGTCGTGCTGGTATTGGTTTATGGAGTTTTGTCGTGGTACCGATTTACATATCGCATCGAGCAAGGCGAATTGCGGATTGAATACGGATTGATCGTCAGGAAAAAGCGCTATATTCCATTCGACCGGATCCAAAGTCTTGATTTGTCAGAAGGAATCTTGCAGCGGCTGTTCGGGCTTGTGAAGGTGAAGGTGGAGACGGCAGGTTCAGGCGGAATGGGACTCCAGGATGGAGAGGCAATCCTTACGGCGATCACGAAGCAGGATGCACAAGAAATCCATGATTATCTCGTTTCCATTAAAAAGTCTGGGCAAATGCTCCAAGGAGAAGAGGAGCCACAATCATCCGATGATCTTCTTTATAAAATCTCGGTTCCAGAGCTATTAATGCTGGCGACGACATCAGGCGGCGTCGGTGTCGTCATTTCTGCGGTGCTTGCGTTCGTATTCCAATTTGAAGAGTTCATTCCCTATGAGCAAATTTTTGATGGAGTCGAGAACTTTGTTCAAAACGGCGTTATTTTTATCAGTGTTGTCGTTTTTATTGGATTCCTGCTGGCATGGATGATCGCACTATTTGGGACGATGCTGAAATACGCTAATTTTACCGTGAGAAAAGTGGATAATGACCTAGTTATCACAAGAGGATTACTGGAAAAGCGTCAGTTCACGATCCCGCTCAATCGGATCCAGGCTGTCCGGATCAGCGAGAATCTCGTCAGGCAGCCATTAGGCTATGCATCGGCATTCCTGGAAAGTGCGGGTGGCTCGGCGCTTGACCAGGAAAGCTCCAAGGTCCTCATCCTGCCGATTGTGAAAAAAAGAAAAATCCCCGACCTGCTTGAACCGCACTTGACGGAGTACCACTTCCGCGTCAATATATCACCTGCGCCTGTGAGGGCATATAGCAGGTATTTATTGAAGGGCTGGATATTTACACTGCCGGTCATCATTGCAGCCATCTGGTTTTTAAGGCCATGGGGCTTTGGCGCATTGCTCCTGCTCCCGGCTTCAGCCATTTGGTCCTACCTGAATTACAAGGATGCAGGCTGGAGTCTCGACCAAGGGATGCTGACCTTCCGATACCGCAATATCGTCAAGAACACAGTATATATGAAGAAAAATAAAGTCCAGTCATTCAGCATGAAAGAAAGCTTTTTTCAGAGGAAAAAGAATCTCGCTACCGTCGAGGCCATTGTGAAGTCAGGGCATGGCGGAGCTGGCGGCAAAGTCATTGACCTTGAGAAAAAGCATGTTGATAGGATCTATCATTGGTACTCACATGAAACATCAGAGTGA
- a CDS encoding MFS transporter: protein MNTSSTSAPFKTNFYYGWVIVFIAGLGVFFSGPGQTYSVSVFIDSYIKDFGWSRSHVSAVYSLATLAAGICMFFVGRFVDKWGQRKMSVIVGIGLAFASFWNSMVVNTAMLFIGFFLIRLLGQGSMSLIPNTLVPQWFITKRGKALSLMAIGGFASSAALPPLNAWLVATWGWGFTWKVWGVLLLVVFVPLAFFLIRNKPEDIGEHPDGIKPDWTNDPADPARTIKPFVEVNWTVQEAVKTHAYWLLLFCVGIPSLVNTGLTFHLISIFKTNGISPGIAALVLSLMALIGFPVTLIAGPLLDRVKVQYVLAGIFAGEIIFILVLLAADQTAIAIAFGILWGISGGFERIALNYVWPSFFGRQSLGSIKGSAMTVTVLGSALGPLPFGLAYDYFGGYDEILLISITLPLLGIAASLLAKKPVKEVH from the coding sequence ATGAATACATCAAGTACATCTGCACCATTTAAGACTAATTTTTATTATGGCTGGGTGATTGTTTTCATCGCAGGGCTCGGCGTCTTTTTTTCAGGACCTGGTCAAACATACTCGGTTTCCGTCTTTATTGATTCTTACATAAAAGATTTCGGCTGGAGTCGGTCACATGTATCGGCCGTCTATTCACTTGCGACGCTTGCCGCAGGAATCTGCATGTTCTTTGTCGGCAGGTTCGTGGATAAATGGGGACAGAGAAAAATGTCGGTTATCGTCGGTATTGGATTGGCCTTTGCTAGCTTTTGGAACAGTATGGTCGTCAACACGGCGATGCTGTTCATTGGTTTCTTCCTGATTCGCTTGCTCGGTCAGGGGTCAATGAGTTTGATTCCAAACACACTTGTACCACAGTGGTTCATAACCAAACGCGGAAAGGCGTTGAGCCTGATGGCAATTGGCGGCTTTGCCAGCTCCGCTGCACTTCCGCCCTTGAATGCATGGCTTGTCGCCACTTGGGGCTGGGGCTTTACATGGAAGGTATGGGGTGTCTTATTACTGGTAGTGTTTGTGCCTCTGGCCTTCTTCTTGATCAGGAATAAACCAGAGGATATTGGTGAACATCCGGATGGAATTAAACCCGACTGGACAAATGACCCTGCAGATCCTGCCAGAACAATCAAGCCATTTGTAGAGGTGAACTGGACGGTTCAGGAAGCAGTTAAAACGCACGCATACTGGCTGTTGCTATTTTGCGTCGGGATTCCTTCACTTGTTAACACAGGACTTACTTTTCATTTAATTTCTATTTTTAAAACGAATGGGATTTCGCCGGGAATCGCTGCACTAGTATTAAGCTTGATGGCCTTGATTGGTTTTCCGGTCACACTGATTGCAGGACCGCTGCTTGACCGTGTAAAAGTGCAATATGTGCTCGCCGGAATTTTTGCAGGAGAAATCATTTTCATCCTCGTCCTGCTGGCAGCCGACCAAACTGCAATCGCGATTGCATTCGGGATTTTATGGGGAATCAGCGGGGGATTTGAAAGAATAGCGTTAAACTACGTCTGGCCGAGCTTCTTCGGCAGACAATCGCTCGGAAGCATAAAAGGATCGGCTATGACGGTCACCGTGCTTGGTTCCGCTTTGGGTCCCCTTCCATTTGGCCTCGCTTATGATTATTTTGGCGGGTATGATGAAATATTGCTGATTTCGATCACACTGCCCCTTTTAGGCATCGCAGCATCACTACTTGCTAAAAAACCAGTGAAGGAAGTTCATTAG
- a CDS encoding alpha/beta hydrolase: MIGCLLIHGFTGSPFEVEPLAQSLKERTDWKIVVPTLPGHGNELNLKGIKHNEWIAHAENELKALLKECGTVYVVGFSMGGLIASYLASTYPVDKLVLLSAAAYYVNPKQLAFDIKEMMRDTLKGNLKENELFRRYTRKIKETPMTATLQFRRLVTKIKPILNEVKVPTLIAQGESDGIVPPKSAHYLYENIGADDKRLIFYKNSKHLICHCDEKEHLFDEVYDFLTSHAKEGINS, translated from the coding sequence ATGATAGGTTGTCTGTTAATCCATGGTTTTACGGGGTCTCCGTTTGAAGTGGAGCCACTTGCCCAGTCGTTGAAAGAAAGGACCGATTGGAAAATAGTTGTTCCTACCCTGCCTGGCCATGGCAATGAGCTCAATTTGAAGGGAATCAAACATAATGAGTGGATTGCCCATGCTGAAAACGAGCTGAAGGCGTTATTGAAAGAGTGTGGTACCGTCTATGTTGTGGGTTTTTCAATGGGTGGCCTGATTGCCAGCTATCTCGCCTCGACTTATCCGGTTGATAAACTCGTCCTGCTCAGTGCGGCTGCTTATTATGTGAATCCTAAACAGCTTGCGTTCGACATTAAGGAAATGATGAGGGACACGTTAAAAGGGAATCTTAAAGAAAACGAGTTATTCAGGCGTTATACACGAAAAATCAAAGAAACACCCATGACCGCTACCTTGCAGTTTCGCAGGCTTGTAACTAAAATCAAGCCTATTCTCAATGAAGTTAAGGTGCCAACTCTAATCGCGCAAGGCGAAAGTGATGGCATTGTTCCCCCGAAAAGCGCCCATTACTTATATGAAAATATTGGCGCTGATGATAAGAGGCTGATTTTTTATAAGAACTCCAAACATCTGATCTGTCACTGTGATGAAAAAGAACACCTATTTGATGAGGTTTATGATTTTTTGACCTCACATGCAAAGGAAGGAATCAATAGCTAA
- a CDS encoding universal stress protein yields the protein MFKRILLASDGSDHSVRAAKKAVELAKLSGDSEITVVYVVDGQTSKEDVLHNPDRTIVEEKRKIRLQPVTNMLEEEQLNYRYEKLLGEPGPAIVDYANKNSFDIVVVGSRGLNGLQEMVLGSVSHKVAKRVKAPVLIVK from the coding sequence ATGTTTAAAAGAATCTTGCTTGCATCAGATGGATCTGACCATTCAGTGCGCGCGGCAAAAAAAGCAGTGGAATTAGCAAAGCTTAGCGGCGATAGTGAAATAACTGTTGTGTATGTAGTCGATGGGCAGACTTCTAAGGAAGATGTCTTGCACAATCCGGATCGCACAATCGTTGAGGAGAAAAGAAAAATCAGGCTCCAGCCGGTAACCAACATGCTTGAAGAGGAACAACTGAATTACAGGTATGAAAAATTGCTCGGTGAACCGGGACCGGCCATTGTCGACTATGCCAACAAGAATTCATTCGATATCGTCGTCGTCGGCAGCCGCGGTTTGAACGGTCTGCAGGAAATGGTCCTTGGCAGCGTCAGCCACAAAGTCGCTAAACGAGTAAAAGCACCGGTATTAATCGTAAAATAA
- a CDS encoding D-alanine--D-alanine ligase, protein MKTRIGLLYGGKSAEHKVSMQTALAVTKALDFEKFEIYPIYITEEGEWVKGPQLGAPAENVKALEFNDQSNLPTPSFTPALFQAGGEESNQTLDVIFPLLHGPNGEDGTVQGLLELLNLPYVGNGVLASAAGMDKIVMKNVFAQAGLPQVDYVAALRSEWERDSEKVYGLVEERLGYPCFVKPANLGSSVGISKASNKQELEGAFKEAFQFDRKIIIEQGVVAREIEIGVLGNDEPECSVVGEIVPKKDFYDYKAKYEDGDTAMIIPAEITEQQYADLKEMAITAFKALDCSGLVRADFFLTKDGQLLINEVNTMPGFTPFSMFPLLWKHTGVEYPQLIEKLVNLGIERHAEKQKIKYTF, encoded by the coding sequence ATGAAGACAAGAATCGGGCTGCTGTACGGCGGCAAATCGGCTGAACATAAAGTATCGATGCAAACAGCATTGGCTGTGACGAAAGCATTGGATTTTGAAAAATTCGAGATTTATCCTATATACATAACGGAGGAAGGAGAGTGGGTCAAGGGTCCGCAGCTTGGCGCTCCTGCAGAGAATGTCAAGGCGCTTGAGTTTAACGACCAATCAAATCTGCCGACTCCTTCCTTCACACCGGCTTTATTCCAGGCAGGCGGAGAAGAATCCAACCAGACTCTAGATGTCATCTTCCCATTGCTTCACGGACCGAACGGTGAAGATGGTACGGTTCAAGGCTTGCTGGAATTATTGAACCTGCCTTATGTCGGAAATGGCGTACTTGCCTCAGCTGCGGGCATGGATAAAATCGTCATGAAAAATGTATTCGCACAGGCGGGACTTCCTCAGGTGGACTATGTGGCCGCTCTTAGAAGCGAATGGGAAAGAGACAGCGAAAAGGTATACGGCCTTGTTGAAGAAAGACTTGGCTATCCTTGCTTTGTAAAGCCTGCTAATCTTGGATCCAGCGTGGGGATCAGCAAAGCATCCAATAAGCAGGAGCTTGAGGGAGCCTTCAAAGAGGCCTTCCAATTCGACCGTAAAATCATTATCGAGCAGGGTGTTGTCGCCCGTGAAATCGAAATTGGCGTACTTGGAAACGATGAACCAGAATGCTCCGTCGTTGGTGAAATCGTCCCTAAAAAAGATTTCTATGATTACAAAGCGAAATATGAAGATGGCGATACAGCGATGATCATCCCAGCTGAAATCACAGAACAGCAATATGCTGATCTAAAAGAAATGGCGATCACTGCGTTCAAAGCGCTCGATTGCTCAGGTCTCGTCCGGGCTGACTTTTTCCTGACCAAGGATGGCCAGCTGCTGATCAACGAGGTTAACACAATGCCGGGCTTCACACCATTCAGTATGTTCCCGCTCTTGTGGAAGCATACAGGTGTCGAATATCCGCAGCTGATCGAAAAGCTGGTGAACCTTGGAATCGAACGCCACGCTGAAAAGCAGAAGATCAAATATACATTTTAA
- the uvsE gene encoding UV DNA damage repair endonuclease UvsE produces MTIVRLGYVAMSEELKNASPSQTMTFKQFQGIKDRDAAINKLERIAISNLENCLRLLRHSKANEIHFFRLSSRLIPLANHEELSDWKYMRAIKEPLKDIADFLQENPMRVDFHPDHFVLLNTLKTDTLNNSIKTLALHHALLKGMEIDTEHRCVLHVGGVYEDKEKALEQFIHNWGLVSTRLQNMIILENDDTSFTLNDTLYLCEKLGIPLVFDYHHHLAHHEDINWQEQWGRIVGTWEHSKLPVKMHISSPRSEKEFRAHAEYVDADMFMDFLNGIKGSVPEIHCMIEAKKKDLALFKLAEELKQKPGVESMDGSSFLIK; encoded by the coding sequence ATGACGATTGTCAGGCTTGGTTATGTGGCGATGAGTGAGGAACTGAAGAATGCTTCGCCTTCACAGACGATGACTTTCAAGCAATTCCAGGGAATCAAGGACAGGGATGCAGCCATCAATAAGCTGGAGAGAATCGCGATCTCCAATCTAGAGAACTGCCTGCGGCTGTTAAGGCACAGCAAGGCGAATGAGATTCATTTTTTTCGTCTGAGCTCCAGGCTGATACCGCTTGCCAATCATGAAGAGCTTTCCGATTGGAAATATATGCGCGCAATAAAAGAGCCATTAAAGGATATTGCGGACTTTTTACAAGAAAACCCGATGCGTGTTGATTTTCACCCAGATCATTTTGTCTTGCTGAATACGCTGAAGACGGATACTCTCAACAATTCAATCAAGACACTGGCGCTGCACCATGCGTTGTTGAAGGGGATGGAAATCGACACTGAGCACCGATGTGTCCTCCATGTCGGCGGAGTTTATGAAGACAAGGAAAAAGCGCTGGAGCAATTCATCCATAACTGGGGGCTTGTTTCAACAAGGCTGCAGAACATGATCATCCTAGAAAATGATGATACATCCTTCACACTAAACGACACACTTTACCTTTGCGAAAAGCTAGGGATTCCGCTGGTGTTCGACTATCATCATCATCTCGCTCATCATGAGGATATAAACTGGCAGGAACAATGGGGTCGAATCGTCGGCACATGGGAACACTCGAAGCTGCCAGTGAAAATGCATATTTCTAGTCCTCGCTCCGAAAAAGAATTCCGGGCACACGCCGAATATGTAGATGCTGATATGTTCATGGATTTCCTTAATGGAATAAAAGGGTCTGTCCCGGAAATTCACTGCATGATTGAGGCGAAAAAGAAGGACCTTGCCTTGTTCAAGTTAGCGGAAGAATTAAAACAAAAGCCGGGAGTTGAGTCTATGGACGGCAGCAGTTTCCTAATAAAATAA
- a CDS encoding SulP family inorganic anion transporter, which translates to MNTNTIKEQWFGNVKGDILAGIVVALALIPEAIAFSIIAGVDPMVGLYASFAIAVTIAIVGGRPGMISAATGAMALLMVTLVADHGLQYLMAATILTGLLQILFGVLKLARFMKFIPRSVMIGFVNALAILIFMAQLEQFVDATWVMYAMVAGALAIIYLFPRITKAVPSPLVAIIVITVIALMTKSDVRTVGDMGTLTSTLPSFLIPDVPFNLETLKIIFPYSIALAIVGLLESLLTASIVDDMTDTSSDKNKESRGQGIANIVAGLFGGMAGCAMIGQSVINVKSGGRGRLSALVAGTFLMFLIIVLGNIVVQIPMAALVGVMIMVSIGTFDWSSIKGMAKTPVTDSIVMVVTTVTTVFTHDLSKGVFAGIILSAIFFVAKISKVKVTSTFDVAAERRTYFVTGQVFFASVTDLIESFDLKEAAKEVVIDLTHAHVWDDSAVAAIDKIVIKLRESGTLVRLQGLNEPSSHLIDKLAVHKQEGAKLSGH; encoded by the coding sequence TTGAATACTAATACAATTAAAGAACAATGGTTTGGCAACGTGAAAGGAGATATCCTTGCGGGGATCGTCGTTGCGCTTGCTTTGATTCCTGAAGCGATCGCCTTTTCAATTATTGCTGGTGTTGACCCGATGGTAGGACTTTACGCCTCATTCGCTATTGCTGTGACAATCGCGATTGTCGGCGGCCGTCCTGGTATGATTTCAGCCGCGACCGGTGCGATGGCACTGCTGATGGTGACGCTGGTTGCTGACCATGGTTTGCAATATTTAATGGCTGCTACGATTTTGACAGGTCTCCTGCAGATTCTGTTTGGTGTGCTTAAATTGGCAAGGTTCATGAAGTTCATTCCGCGTTCTGTCATGATTGGCTTCGTTAACGCACTTGCAATCCTGATTTTCATGGCACAGCTTGAGCAATTTGTTGACGCAACATGGGTGATGTATGCAATGGTAGCCGGTGCGCTGGCAATCATCTATCTTTTCCCGCGCATTACCAAGGCTGTTCCGTCACCACTTGTCGCAATCATCGTGATTACTGTTATTGCGCTTATGACAAAGAGTGATGTGAGGACTGTGGGCGATATGGGTACACTGACATCTACCCTGCCGTCATTCCTGATTCCTGATGTTCCATTCAACCTGGAAACGTTAAAGATCATCTTCCCTTATTCAATCGCTCTGGCAATTGTCGGCTTGCTGGAATCCTTGCTGACAGCATCAATCGTTGATGATATGACGGATACTTCTAGTGATAAAAATAAAGAGAGCCGTGGCCAGGGGATTGCGAACATTGTTGCCGGGTTATTCGGCGGCATGGCAGGCTGCGCAATGATCGGACAATCCGTTATAAATGTTAAATCAGGCGGCCGAGGCAGATTGTCCGCGCTTGTTGCTGGTACTTTCTTGATGTTCCTGATTATTGTTTTAGGAAATATTGTTGTGCAAATTCCAATGGCTGCCCTTGTTGGCGTCATGATCATGGTTTCGATTGGAACATTCGACTGGTCATCCATCAAAGGCATGGCAAAGACGCCTGTTACCGATTCAATCGTCATGGTCGTTACAACGGTCACAACAGTATTCACGCATGACCTTTCAAAAGGTGTATTTGCCGGAATCATCTTGAGTGCGATCTTCTTCGTAGCAAAGATTTCCAAGGTGAAGGTTACCTCAACATTTGATGTGGCAGCAGAACGCAGGACGTATTTTGTAACAGGACAAGTTTTCTTTGCCTCAGTTACAGACTTGATCGAATCATTCGATTTGAAAGAAGCTGCAAAAGAAGTCGTGATCGACTTGACTCATGCCCATGTCTGGGATGATTCAGCGGTTGCGGCCATCGATAAAATCGTCATCAAATTAAGGGAAAGTGGAACGTTAGTCCGCCTCCAAGGATTGAATGAACCGAGCTCCCACTTGATTGACAAATTAGCCGTTCACAAACAGGAAGGCGCAAAGCTTTCCGGACATTAA
- a CDS encoding DEAD/DEAH box helicase: MTMFQDMGISPATLKAVKNMGFEEATPIQAETIPISLQNKDVIGQAQTGTGKTAAFGIPLVEKIKKEDRNIQGIIIAPTRELAIQVSEELYKIGAGKRVGVLAIYGGQDINRQIRALKKGPHIIVGTPGRLLDHINRKTIRLENVETVILDEADEMLNMGFIEDIEAILAQIPNERQTLLFSATMPGPIRKIAERFMKDPEVVKVKAKEMTVPLIEQYYVEVQEKNKFDVLTRLLDIQSPELAIIFGRTKRRVDELSEALNLRGYTAEGIHGDLTQAKRMSVLRKFKEGSIDVLVATDVAARGLDISGVTHVYNFDIPQDPESYVHRIGRTGRAGKEGMAITFVTHRETSYLHVVEKTTKRRMEKMTAPTLDQALEGQQRAVIEKITQTIESNNLQYYRQAADELLKGHDAQTVVASVLKMLTKEPDTTPVKLTEEKPLPNRRDKKPQGDRRRFDNRGGDGRKKPYKPRSGTKRSGGGGSREGGSYKSRSSR, translated from the coding sequence TTGACAATGTTCCAAGACATGGGCATTAGCCCCGCAACATTAAAAGCTGTAAAGAATATGGGTTTTGAGGAAGCAACTCCGATTCAGGCAGAGACGATTCCAATCAGCCTTCAGAATAAAGACGTAATCGGCCAGGCACAGACAGGTACTGGTAAGACAGCGGCTTTCGGTATCCCTTTGGTGGAGAAAATCAAAAAAGAAGATCGCAACATCCAGGGAATCATCATTGCGCCAACACGTGAATTGGCTATCCAGGTTTCCGAGGAATTATACAAAATCGGTGCCGGCAAAAGAGTGGGCGTCCTTGCAATCTATGGCGGCCAGGATATCAACCGCCAGATCCGCGCTTTGAAAAAAGGACCGCACATCATCGTCGGAACGCCAGGACGACTTCTTGACCATATCAACAGAAAGACAATCCGTCTTGAAAATGTGGAAACAGTCATCCTTGACGAAGCAGATGAAATGCTGAACATGGGCTTCATCGAAGACATTGAGGCAATCCTTGCACAAATCCCGAACGAACGCCAGACATTATTGTTCTCGGCTACAATGCCAGGACCAATCCGCAAGATTGCTGAGCGCTTCATGAAGGACCCTGAAGTCGTGAAAGTGAAAGCAAAGGAAATGACTGTTCCTTTGATTGAGCAATACTATGTTGAAGTTCAGGAAAAGAACAAGTTCGACGTTCTTACTCGTCTACTTGATATCCAGTCTCCTGAATTGGCCATCATCTTCGGACGCACAAAGCGCCGTGTTGATGAGCTCTCAGAAGCATTGAACTTGCGCGGTTACACAGCTGAGGGAATCCACGGAGACCTTACACAGGCGAAGCGTATGTCTGTTTTAAGAAAGTTCAAGGAAGGTTCAATCGACGTGCTTGTTGCGACTGACGTTGCAGCACGTGGACTTGATATTTCTGGAGTAACACACGTATACAACTTCGATATCCCTCAGGATCCTGAAAGCTATGTACACCGTATCGGACGTACTGGCCGTGCAGGTAAAGAGGGTATGGCGATCACGTTTGTCACACATAGAGAGACTTCGTACCTCCATGTAGTGGAAAAAACGACAAAACGCCGCATGGAAAAAATGACAGCTCCAACTTTGGATCAGGCGCTTGAAGGCCAGCAAAGAGCTGTTATTGAAAAGATTACACAAACTATCGAGTCCAATAACCTTCAATACTACCGCCAGGCTGCTGATGAACTGTTAAAAGGCCATGATGCACAAACAGTGGTTGCATCCGTATTGAAGATGCTCACGAAAGAGCCGGATACAACTCCTGTTAAGCTTACTGAGGAAAAGCCTCTTCCAAACAGAAGAGATAAAAAGCCTCAAGGAGACCGCAGACGTTTTGATAACAGAGGAGGCGACGGCCGCAAGAAGCCTTATAAGCCACGCTCTGGAACAAAACGCTCAGGCGGCGGCGGCAGCAGAGAAGGCGGCAGCTACAAATCAAGATCGTCACGCTAA
- a CDS encoding UDP-N-acetylmuramoyl-tripeptide--D-alanyl-D-alanine ligase has translation MIQKPLSEIAQMAGALNDVSQFADVEVKGVSIDTRKIEAGNLFVPFKGARTDGHNFVADVIRNGGAAAALWQKDVPNPPEDLPIIIVEDTTIALQELSRSYRNSLDIKVVGITGSNGKTTTKDMTANLLAQKYKVQKTEGNFNNHLGLPLTLLRLREDTEVAVLEMGMSSKGEIEFLTKLGRPDAVIITNIGESHLLDLGSREAIADAKLEIIDGLQENGLIIFHGDEPLLQERLKDYKGNGELKTFGASHDNDLYPLSIEPLENGNKFKTNLVDETFYLPVLGNHNILNSLAAMLAAEFLGVPFEKMNDGFAGLKLTNMRMELSEGTHGEKIINDAYNASPTSMNAAIDLVANLSGYSRKILVLGDMLELGPLEEEYHYKVGTSLEPGKIDYVFTYGKLSESIAKGAKEVLGDDRAFAFQDKQELSNEMKKYVTGETIVLVKASRGMALEEVVHALQK, from the coding sequence ATGATTCAAAAACCACTATCAGAAATCGCCCAAATGGCAGGAGCACTTAATGATGTCAGCCAATTTGCTGATGTAGAGGTGAAGGGTGTTTCGATTGACACTCGTAAAATCGAAGCAGGAAATCTGTTTGTTCCTTTTAAAGGGGCACGGACAGATGGCCATAACTTTGTGGCAGATGTCATCCGAAATGGCGGAGCTGCGGCAGCCCTCTGGCAAAAAGATGTACCGAATCCGCCAGAAGATCTGCCAATCATCATCGTTGAAGATACGACAATTGCCTTGCAGGAGTTATCAAGAAGCTACCGCAATTCACTAGACATCAAGGTTGTCGGGATTACCGGAAGCAATGGGAAAACGACGACCAAGGACATGACTGCCAATCTGCTTGCCCAGAAATATAAAGTGCAAAAAACAGAAGGGAACTTCAATAACCACCTTGGCCTGCCGCTGACGCTTCTTCGTTTGCGTGAAGATACAGAAGTCGCTGTGCTTGAGATGGGCATGAGCAGCAAGGGTGAAATTGAGTTTTTAACTAAATTGGGCCGACCTGATGCGGTCATCATCACGAATATTGGAGAATCTCACCTGCTTGATCTTGGCTCAAGGGAAGCGATTGCCGATGCGAAACTGGAAATCATCGACGGCCTCCAGGAGAATGGGCTGATCATCTTCCATGGAGACGAGCCGCTTCTTCAGGAAAGGCTGAAGGATTATAAAGGGAATGGAGAGCTGAAAACGTTTGGTGCAAGCCATGACAATGACCTTTATCCGCTCAGCATCGAGCCGTTAGAAAATGGCAATAAGTTCAAGACAAACCTTGTTGATGAAACTTTTTATCTCCCGGTACTTGGAAACCATAATATCCTTAATTCGCTGGCAGCCATGCTTGCGGCAGAGTTCCTGGGCGTTCCTTTTGAAAAAATGAACGATGGCTTTGCAGGCTTGAAGCTGACAAATATGAGAATGGAGCTTTCCGAAGGCACTCATGGTGAAAAAATCATCAATGATGCCTACAATGCGAGCCCGACATCCATGAACGCGGCAATTGACCTCGTTGCCAATCTGTCTGGCTATAGCCGTAAAATCCTTGTGCTTGGTGACATGCTCGAGCTTGGGCCTCTTGAGGAGGAGTATCATTACAAGGTTGGGACATCGCTTGAACCAGGGAAAATCGATTATGTATTCACCTACGGAAAACTAAGCGAATCCATCGCTAAAGGCGCAAAAGAAGTTCTAGGCGATGACAGGGCATTTGCTTTCCAGGATAAGCAGGAGTTAAGTAATGAAATGAAGAAATATGTAACAGGCGAAACCATTGTCCTCGTAAAAGCATCACGCGGCATGGCGCTCGAAGAAGTCGTCCATGCATTGCAGAAGTAA